The segment tcccTCTATCCGTTTTACTTGTccaatttttcctttcttttgttACACGTCATTTTttacaaatcaagaaagaacaattttttaaaacccATTATACCTTAAATTGATTAACATTAAGTTAATGCATTCGAAAAATGTAGTGAATAAAGGTATTTGAGATCCTATCAATTAATAGATGTAAATTGTAAACTTACTATACAATCTATATTTTGTTAATAGGTGtgtcaaataaaaatttgacaAGTAAAAAAGGACGGATgaagtaataattatatttcttccTTTGCCTACATTTTCATAATAGCTTTACATGTAtcttacttcttctttttttttgtatgcttatcatttaaataatgtatttttgacATTATGTAAAAACATAGAACAAACTctatattcatcaaaataatataatacgaTAACATAACAAACAtccaaacaaaatattaatgtGCTCAATTCCTTATGCAAAATATTATTCCATCCTTTTCAAAATAAGTGTCACTTTAGCTTGAGAcgtaaaagttaaataaatcgTTAATGTGCTCAATTccatatacaaaatattatttcatccTTTTCAAAATAAGTGTCACTTTAGCTCGAGacttaaaagttaaataaatcgTTAATGTGCTCAGTTccatatacaaaatattatttcatccTTTGCAAAATAAGCCTGTTCATTCCGACGATGACTTCCTACCCAGCTCCTATTAACCCGACCCGAACCCGAATAGGATGGATAGGAACCGGCGTAATGGGCGGCGCCATGGCCGCTCGCCTTCTCTCCGCTGGCTATTCCGTCACAATCTACGCTCGAAATCCTTCTAAAGTTGTTCATCTTCAATCACAGGGTGCACTTCTTGCTGATTCCCCATCTGATCTTGCGGGTAGTAGTGATGTTATTTTCACTATGTTGGGACACCCATCAGATGTTCGACAAATTGTCTTAGAGAGCTTGATTTCATCTCTTAATCCTAATAGCGTTATCATTGATCATACCAGCAGTCACCCAGTCCTCGCTAAGCAAATCTTTGATGCCGCCCGAGAGAAGAATAGCTGGGCTGTTGATGCCCCTGTGTCTGGAGGAGATATTGGGGCGAGGGAAGGGAAATTGGCAATTTTGGCTGGTGGAAATGAGGATGTGGTGAAGTGGTTAAACCCTTTGTTTGATGTGTTGGGTAAAGCGACATTTGTGGGTGGACCAGGAAAGGGACAGAGCTGTAAAATTGCGAATCAGATTGTTGTTGGGGCGAACTTGATGGGTTTGAGTGAAGGATTGGTGTTTGCGGAGAAGGCGGGGTTGGATAAGAGGAAGTTTGTGGAGGCAGTGAAGGTCGGAGCAGCTGGTTCTATGGTTATGGAGTTGTTTGGAGAAAGAATGATTGGGAGAGACTTTAGGCCTGGTGGGTTTACAGAGTACATGGTAAAGGATTTGGGAATGGGTTTAGATGTCGGAGCAGAGGAGGGTGACGACGTTGTGGTTTTGCCTGGTGCTGCATTGAATAAGCAGCTGTTTTCTGCTATGGTTGCTAATGGAGATGGGAAGCTTGGCACTCAAGGGCTTATTACTGTTATAGAGAGAATCAATGGCAAGTGAGATTACGAAATCTTAATCTTGTGCCAATGTTCTTGTTGACTTGGGCATCTTTGCATCTCATCAGTTGCATTGTTCTTGTTGACATGGGCATCTTTGCATCTCATCAGTTGCAGAAGCGGACATCAGCGGTGGATATAGACTAGGCTATAAGGAACGGAGTCGCCTCAGCTGTATTGGTGAGTTTTGTTTTGGCTATGCTTAGTATTGTGTGACACTACAATGCTGGATTAGTCAGCCATTATTTCTTGATGAATGATGGTTTTAGGCTGCCATTTACGCTGTACTCAGTTTCAGTGCAGTGCTATTTGAAATATGGTATCATTTCTACATTGATAATCTCACTAACAGTATGGCAAAGTTAAGGTATCTCAATTTTGATTTTCAGTCCAGGCTAACCCGTTTGGCAATGcgatatgatatcatgatatgataaattgatattttgtttGGACATGCCATATAAAATTTTTGTGTTGTATATATTCTCATAAACATAAGAATTTCATAAGTTGTAAAACTATTAAGAATAGACGCAATTGTTTATTTAATCTTgccaaataaacaaaaatttatagattgcataataaattattacaaaattatttgttctctagttaagtaattgtttcatctaactttaattcaattaaaaaaattgaacatgaaTTGTAGTGTGATAGTTTTTAATCCTCCCACATAGTACGGACAATTTCCTCACATTGAACTTGCATTTCTCGATCATGTGACCAAGAAGATGAATCAACATTGTTACTTTGATTTGTAGTAAATACAAAATGATAGAAGTAATAAATTAGGTGTTGGAGTAAATGAGAGAGAACAAATTTATTACTCAACAATCGGTTGGGGTGAGTCAAAGTGACTATATgttggtgagaataataaattttaataagtataatgcgattataaatattattcacaAATGGAACAATGGTTAAGTCATCTGCGGCCCCCCCCTAAAGTTGTCCTCATAATTCACTTAAACACCTCAACTAAGTCTACTACCTATTAGACACTCTAATATTAACGAATATGTACctattaaatacaaaataataataagcttTTAAAATGTTGTGTGTGTAACTCACGCACACTAATTTTAAACAGTAACCAATAAAATTGCAGTATGTGGCACATGGGCCCCAtctaataaatatttgattattttttaaaaaatgaaaataaaaactcCAATCATTAATAATCCTAAAAATTAATtagcaaaaaggagaaaaaagaaaacccCCATTCCCACACaaacccacccacccaccattcttcttcttcccttcACCAGCCATCCTGATTCCAACAACAAATTCGATTCCTCCggcaacaacaaaaagaagaaaacagaaAATCTCCCCCACCCCCTCCTCCAAGTTCGTCAACCTAATCATTTGCCTTATCTtattcttcatcatcatcaattacttcttattttctatTCCTTTGAAAAGAttaatctttttgaaatcaagtCTAATGCaaatagtgaaataaaattatgaagtataatatattaatgGAGTGATTGTTAAGATTCTTTATGGAAAAACTATCTAcgtagataaattattttgataaattatttcaaaatcaataaAGAGAACAAATATTGCTCTTATAGTTTTGATGTCCCATTTGTTTCTTGTTGCAAGTTCTTTTAACAAATT is part of the Solanum lycopersicum chromosome 1, SLM_r2.1 genome and harbors:
- the LOC101263543 gene encoding probable 3-hydroxyisobutyrate dehydrogenase-like 2, mitochondrial, whose product is MCSVPYTKYYFILCKISLFIPTMTSYPAPINPTRTRIGWIGTGVMGGAMAARLLSAGYSVTIYARNPSKVVHLQSQGALLADSPSDLAGSSDVIFTMLGHPSDVRQIVLESLISSLNPNSVIIDHTSSHPVLAKQIFDAAREKNSWAVDAPVSGGDIGAREGKLAILAGGNEDVVKWLNPLFDVLGKATFVGGPGKGQSCKIANQIVVGANLMGLSEGLVFAEKAGLDKRKFVEAVKVGAAGSMVMELFGERMIGRDFRPGGFTEYMVKDLGMGLDVGAEEGDDVVVLPGAALNKQLFSAMVANGDGKLGTQGLITVIERINGK